The genomic stretch ACGATATTAAAAAAATTCAGTACCCGAAGAAGTATTCACAGATTGTAGAAAAGTACAGTGACCTTTATGGTGTGGATGATAACCTTGTATATGCAGTTATCCGTACTGAAAGTCACTTTAAACCGGATAGTGAGTCCGGTGCAGGTGCAAAAGGTCTGATGCAGATTACTCCGGAATGTTTTGATTTTTTACAGAATAATATTCCTAATGACAACACAAAATACAAAGAGTCTGATTTGTACGACCCTGAAGTGAATATTAAGTTTGGAACATACTTTTTAAGCTATCTGTTAGATAGATATGATAATGTTGAAAATACTGCCGTAGCAGCATATAATGCCGGTTTCGGTGCAGTTGATAATTGGCTAAATGACCCTGAATGTAGTCTTGACGGTAAAACTTTAAGTGTTATAGTTTATCCGGAAACTGAGAATTATGTGGAAAAGGTTGAAAGTGCCAAGAAAATATATATAGAAATATATAAGGAAAGGTAATGATATTATGTCTAATGAAGATTCAAAGACACTAATGGATGAAATCCTAATGTCAGGTAAAAGGAAAATTCACTCAATCAGCAATAGTGAAATTGAAAAAGCTGATGAATTTTGTGAACCATACAAGGATTTCCTAAATAAATCAAGAACAGAAAGAGAAGCTGTTGTTGAAGCAGTTGCTCAGGCTAAAGAAAACGGTTTTGAAGAATATGACCCTGACAGAACTTACTCTGCCGGTGATAAGATTTATATTGTAAACCGTAACAAAGCAGTAGGTCTTGCAGTTATCGGTAGAAAGGGTACAAGAGATGGTGTACTACTTTCTATTGCTCATATTGACTCACCAAGAATTGACTTAAAGCCAAGCCCATTATACGAAAAGGACGGTATGGCTTTATTTAAAACTCATTACTATGGTGGTATCAAGAAGTATCAGTGGACAACAATTCCACTTGCTTTACACGGTAGAGTTTGTAAGACTGACGGTACTTATGTTGATATTTCTGTTGGTGATGATGAAAATGATCCATGTTTCTGCATTACAGATATTCTTCCACATCTAGGTCAAGAACAGGCTAAGAAAACTTTAGGTTCAGCTTTTACAGGTGAAGATCTAAACTGCCTAGTAGGTAGCCGTCCATATAGTGATGAAGATGGTGAACAGGTAAAGCTAAACACAATGAAGTTACTTTATGATAAGTATGGCTTTACTGAAAATGACTTCCTATCAGCAGAACTAACTTTAGTACCTGCTTTTAAGGCTAGAGATATTGGTTTTGACAGAAGTATGATTGGTTCATATGGCCATGATGACAGAGTTTGTGCTTACCCTGCACTAATGGCTATTATTGATGCCGGTATTCCTGACAAGACTTGTATCACTTATCTAACTGATAAAGAAGAAACAGGTTCTGATGGTAACACAGGTATGCAGAGTGACTTCCTAAGATACTTTATCTATGACCTAGCTAAGTCTGAGGGTGAAGAAGGCTATAGAGTTCTTTCAAAGAGTAAGTGTCTATCAGCTGATGTTAATGCAGCAGTTGACCCAACTTATGAAAGTTGTTTTGAACCAAAGAACTGTTCATACATTAATGAAGGCGTTGTAATTTCTAAATATACAGGTGCTAGAGGTAAAAGTGGCACAAGTGATGCCTCAGCTGAATATATGGGTGAAGTTCGTTCAATGCTTGAAAGCAACAATATTATTTGGCAAGTTGGTGAACTTGGCAAGGTTGACCTTGGTGGTGGTGGTACTATCGCTAAGTATGTTGCTAATATGAATGTTGATGTAGTTGACCTTGGTGTGCCTGTACTTTCTATGCATGCTCCATTTGAAATCGTAAGTAAAGTTGATGTTTATATGGCTTATTTAGCTTTTTTACATTTCTTTATGGATTAAGGGTTGATTTTTTTAAAAAGATGTGTTATTATATATGGGCAGTCGAAAATGACTGCCCTGAAATGCGCTGATAGCTCAGCTGGATAGAGTGACTGGCTACGAACCAGTAGGTCGGGGGTTCGAGTCCCTTTCAGCGCGCCACGCCTTGGAAACTTAGTTTCCAAGGCTTTTCTTTTGTTTTTTATTTTTAATTTTGAATGTAGAAAAAGGAATGCCTGTTTCACAAATTAGGGTTTGTCTTTTTAATTTTAGTTGTGGTGTTAAGGCATATTTCTTTTAAATTCAATCGGCTATAAACATAAATTTATAGTGAGAATATATACCTTAAAATAATATGAAACTATGACTCACAGGTGTAGGGTCCACCATTGGTGGACCGAGCAAATCAGCCTTTATAGAGGTACATTGCCCTATATAGCAAGTGATAATTTCTAGTTTCTACATAGGACAAAGTTACATAATATATTTTACTATTAAACGGGCGAACAGTGTTCGCCCCTACGACTGTAAGCCTATAGTTTGTTGTTATTTTGTCCTATGTAGTTACCTTGAATTTGTACATATTCGCCAGTCTCCTTAGATTGTCAAACCAAGTGCAACACTTTGATTAAAATAGTCAATAGGTGAAAGAAGGTCTAAACATTTTCTAGGTCTATTATTGATTTTATCAAGGACTGCATCAAGTTGTGCTCTTGTGACTTTTCTGAAATCAGTACCTCTTGGAAAGAAAAATCTTAATAGTCCATTGATATTTTCATTTGAACCTCGTTGCCAAGGAGCATGAACATCTGCAAAATATATTTCTAAATCTAAATCTTTTTCAATATCAGCATATCCGTTAAATTCAGAACCATTATCTAAAGTTAATGTAAGTGGCTTGATTTTTAAAGAAGCTTTTCAAAAGCTTCTCTAAAAGCTGAATTAATTGATGAAATAGATTTATCTTTACAGGTAGCAGCTACAAGAAATCTTGATTTTCTATCAATAGCAGTAACAAGATAGCCTTTTCCAACTGAACCGTAAATTGTATCTCCCTCATAATCACCAAATCTTCCTCTCTCATCAATTACAGAATCACGATTATGAATTGATTTTTTCAGAATGTTTAGTGTAGGTCTTACGCTCAGTTCTGTAAGGTTTTCCTCTTCTTCTAAGATGTGATGCAGGTGAAATACCGGGAATAATTTGGAACGAATTGCACGATAAATAGAAGAAAAGAAATCTTTATATTATGATTTAAATTCCATTTATCGGCTATTATTTCGGTGACCAAAAGGAATGTAATTTATCAAATACATAATTATATATATCTGTGTATATGAGTAAATTATTTTTCTATGACAATCCTTTCTTCTTACTAAATATTTTACATGTGCGCCCCAAGAATGATAGTGTTTGCGTTTTTTACTAAAATTCCGTTTTAATTCTCTGCTGATTGTAGAAGGACTTCGTTCAAGTATTTTTGCAATTTTTCTTATGCTATATCCTTTCCAGTAAAATTCTTGTAGACATTCTCTTTCAATTAGTGTAAGATGTGTATATGACAATATGATTACCTCCGTATTATGTTTGGTGTTGCAACTACATTTTACACGTTGGTTTTCATATTGTCTATTTTTTTAGTGTTGCACTTGTTATTATAATCTACCCTCCCTTGTGTAAAGGGAGATGTTTTGCGTATGCAAAACAGAGGGATTGTCACGGTAGATTGTGTTCTCTATATAAAATGTGTACGATTAGATAAAAGTTATCTATCGAATAAAATTGATATAGTAAATAGTATGTACTATAACAATCCCTCAGTCGCTCTTTAAGAGTAAATTGTCATTCTTCCAATTTACGAGCGACAGCTCCCTTTACACAAGGGAGCCTTATTTGCTAAAATTTAACACTTTACATCTAGTACCACAAACCCAAATTTATCATTCTCACCTTTACCAACAGACAAAATTGAAAAAACCAAATTTGCAAAATTAATTTATCGTAACGCAGAAACAAAATTGAAAAACCTAATTTGTCAAAGTATTTTATAGAATAGAACAATAAAAAATTCAAAATACAAATATCAATACCAATGAATATAACAACAACAAAATGTAAAAATAATGATATGTATATGCAATATTTACTATATGAAAATAAACAAATGTGCAGTAATATATATAAATGAATTTTAAATTAGATTGCTGATTTATTATTTGTTTTCTTTTTAGTACGATAACATTGACAACTAAAAAGATATTTGTTAACATAGTGATGTAGGATTGTTTACTATGTAAAAGGAAGAGTGGTTTATGATGGACGAAAAATTTTTACATGACACCGGTGTAGAGGTTATGCGTGTTGTAAAAACAACACTAAAGGCTTACCGTACATTCAGCAAACTTTCTGTAGAAGGGGAAAAGGTAAGCGTTTGTGGTTTACAGATTTTAACAACACTAAGATACTATCCGGAGTTAAACACAGTTAGTGACCTTGCAGATAGCCTAGAGTTTA from Ruminococcus bovis encodes the following:
- a CDS encoding lytic transglycosylase domain-containing protein: MINRKPKRKRKKSGCATLILLVFFTAIVALVTVLCFHIFGGNDSINDKVNDIKKIQYPKKYSQIVEKYSDLYGVDDNLVYAVIRTESHFKPDSESGAGAKGLMQITPECFDFLQNNIPNDNTKYKESDLYDPEVNIKFGTYFLSYLLDRYDNVENTAVAAYNAGFGAVDNWLNDPECSLDGKTLSVIVYPETENYVEKVESAKKIYIEIYKER
- a CDS encoding aminopeptidase gives rise to the protein MSNEDSKTLMDEILMSGKRKIHSISNSEIEKADEFCEPYKDFLNKSRTEREAVVEAVAQAKENGFEEYDPDRTYSAGDKIYIVNRNKAVGLAVIGRKGTRDGVLLSIAHIDSPRIDLKPSPLYEKDGMALFKTHYYGGIKKYQWTTIPLALHGRVCKTDGTYVDISVGDDENDPCFCITDILPHLGQEQAKKTLGSAFTGEDLNCLVGSRPYSDEDGEQVKLNTMKLLYDKYGFTENDFLSAELTLVPAFKARDIGFDRSMIGSYGHDDRVCAYPALMAIIDAGIPDKTCITYLTDKEETGSDGNTGMQSDFLRYFIYDLAKSEGEEGYRVLSKSKCLSADVNAAVDPTYESCFEPKNCSYINEGVVISKYTGARGKSGTSDASAEYMGEVRSMLESNNIIWQVGELGKVDLGGGGTIAKYVANMNVDVVDLGVPVLSMHAPFEIVSKVDVYMAYLAFLHFFMD